A genomic region of Christiangramia sp. OXR-203 contains the following coding sequences:
- a CDS encoding APC family permease codes for MKNTTDKNNKLSLIGSISLGTGVMIGAGIFVLMGQIAELVGDLFPIAFIAGAFVVGFSSYSYVKFSNAFPSSGGVVKFLNKSYGPGTTTGFYSLLMYVSMVVSESLVAGTFGAYTLRLFPDSYANYASVLGVGLIVIAYIVNILGNKVIGATATFTAVIKVFGIALLAIAGLIVSGFADITGSYIPQNTEALPQGFGFVAALALAILAYKGFTTITNQGADIKSPHKNLGRSIVFSILICTLIYVALALAVAGGLSIPEIIEAKDYALAAAAKPVFGEWGSWITIGIAIIATVSGVIASIFSSSRLLAMLSNMKQVPSLTKLGSLKNPALVFTSSLAILLTVLFDLTRIASIGAIFYLIMDIAIHWGLFRHLKNKVVFQPIIPLIAIVLDIAVLAAFLYIKYLNDPLVLIVAAIGIVLILVAERLFMISHTDDEGNMPMGMKNTSDKNKKT; via the coding sequence ATGAAAAACACCACAGATAAAAATAATAAGCTTTCCCTAATAGGTTCCATATCTCTTGGTACTGGCGTAATGATTGGTGCTGGCATATTTGTCCTTATGGGGCAAATAGCAGAGTTGGTGGGTGATCTATTTCCCATTGCATTTATTGCGGGAGCCTTTGTGGTGGGGTTCAGTTCATATTCCTATGTCAAGTTTTCAAATGCTTTTCCGTCGTCTGGAGGTGTGGTTAAATTTCTTAACAAATCCTATGGGCCTGGAACAACAACTGGGTTTTATTCTTTACTGATGTACGTATCAATGGTAGTTTCAGAAAGTTTGGTGGCCGGCACTTTTGGGGCTTATACACTTAGGCTATTTCCAGATTCCTACGCAAATTATGCCTCTGTTCTTGGAGTGGGACTTATTGTTATTGCTTATATAGTGAATATCCTGGGCAATAAGGTTATTGGTGCAACAGCTACCTTTACAGCAGTTATCAAAGTTTTTGGTATTGCATTGCTCGCCATTGCAGGGTTAATAGTTTCTGGATTTGCAGACATTACAGGAAGCTATATTCCTCAAAATACCGAAGCTTTACCACAGGGCTTTGGCTTTGTGGCTGCATTGGCATTGGCAATCCTTGCCTATAAAGGATTTACAACAATCACGAACCAAGGAGCCGATATTAAAAGCCCGCATAAAAATCTTGGTAGGTCTATCGTGTTTTCCATACTTATCTGCACACTGATATATGTAGCCTTGGCATTAGCTGTTGCGGGAGGTTTAAGCATTCCTGAAATAATCGAAGCTAAAGATTATGCCCTTGCAGCCGCCGCAAAACCTGTTTTTGGGGAATGGGGTTCCTGGATTACCATTGGCATTGCCATTATTGCCACGGTTTCTGGGGTCATTGCCAGTATCTTTTCCTCTTCACGCTTGTTGGCAATGCTCAGCAATATGAAACAGGTGCCTTCTTTAACCAAACTTGGTAGCTTAAAAAATCCAGCACTAGTATTCACGTCTTCCCTCGCCATTTTACTGACCGTGCTTTTCGATTTGACAAGGATAGCATCCATTGGGGCTATTTTTTACCTTATTATGGATATCGCTATCCATTGGGGGCTGTTCCGTCACCTTAAAAACAAAGTGGTTTTTCAGCCTATCATCCCATTAATAGCCATCGTATTGGACATTGCGGTATTGGCAGCTTTTCTTTATATAAAATATCTGAACGATCCTTTGGTGCTTATCGTAGCAGCGATTGGGATTGTTCTAATACTTGTTGCAGAACGCCTTTTTATGATTTCACACACAGACGATGAAGGTAATATGCCAATGGGAATGAAGAATACAAGTGACAAAAACAAAAAAACATAA
- a CDS encoding NAD(P)/FAD-dependent oxidoreductase → MKEKQTHSITLESTCKITDEICLPDTKLPRVVIVGGGFAGLALVEKLKHKEVQVVLLDKNNFHQFQPLLYQVATSALEPDSIVFPFRKQINGYKNVLFRLAEVEKIQPDSNTILTNKGSVSYDYLVLATGTTTNFFGMDSMAENSLGMKDIRDSLNIRHMMLQNLEQAAITCDDDERDALTNFVIVGGGPAGVEMAGALAEFCKYILPKDYPEYPASIMNIYLIEAIDELLSTMSDKASSKTLKYLEDLNVKVLLNEAVSNYDGKEVTTKSDKTILAKNLIWTAGVKGQFPNGIDGKHVVRGNRIKTNANLKVEGYENIFAIGDIAALISKETPKGHPQVAQTAIQQGKYLGDSILNIINNKSIKPFKYKDKGSLATVGKRKAVADLGKFKFAGYFAWLLWSVVHLMSISGFRNRLMVGFNWAVSYFTYEKSNRLIIRNFKPKSSVKNRTK, encoded by the coding sequence ATGAAAGAAAAGCAAACACATAGCATTACATTAGAATCCACTTGTAAGATAACAGATGAAATCTGTCTTCCCGATACCAAATTACCTCGTGTGGTTATCGTTGGTGGAGGATTTGCAGGTTTGGCATTGGTTGAAAAACTGAAACACAAAGAAGTTCAAGTGGTTTTACTCGATAAAAATAACTTCCATCAATTTCAACCTTTATTATATCAAGTGGCAACGAGTGCGTTGGAACCTGATAGCATAGTATTTCCATTCAGAAAACAAATTAATGGATATAAAAATGTATTGTTTCGTTTGGCTGAAGTTGAGAAAATTCAACCTGATTCAAATACTATATTGACCAATAAGGGAAGTGTTTCTTATGACTATTTAGTGTTGGCTACTGGCACGACCACCAATTTCTTTGGGATGGATTCTATGGCCGAAAATAGTTTGGGGATGAAGGATATTCGCGATTCCCTCAACATCCGCCATATGATGTTGCAAAATTTAGAACAGGCTGCCATTACCTGTGATGATGATGAACGGGACGCCCTAACAAATTTTGTAATTGTAGGTGGTGGTCCTGCCGGTGTAGAGATGGCAGGAGCATTGGCTGAATTCTGTAAATACATTCTACCCAAAGATTATCCAGAGTATCCTGCTTCCATTATGAACATTTATTTAATAGAAGCCATTGATGAGTTGTTAAGTACAATGTCTGATAAAGCATCTTCGAAAACCCTCAAATATTTAGAGGATTTAAATGTAAAGGTATTATTAAATGAAGCTGTAAGCAATTATGATGGAAAGGAAGTCACTACCAAAAGTGATAAGACCATTTTGGCTAAAAACCTTATCTGGACGGCTGGCGTAAAAGGACAATTCCCAAATGGTATTGATGGAAAACACGTAGTCAGAGGCAACCGTATTAAAACCAATGCCAATTTAAAAGTAGAAGGCTACGAAAATATTTTTGCCATAGGTGATATCGCAGCACTCATTTCCAAAGAAACCCCAAAAGGACATCCACAAGTAGCACAGACCGCTATTCAACAAGGTAAATACCTGGGCGATTCGATATTAAATATCATAAATAACAAATCCATAAAACCTTTCAAATATAAAGATAAAGGTTCCTTAGCAACCGTAGGTAAACGCAAGGCAGTTGCCGATTTGGGCAAATTTAAATTTGCAGGCTATTTCGCCTGGTTGCTGTGGTCCGTTGTTCACTTGATGTCCATAAGTGGATTTAGAAATAGATTGATGGTTGGTTTTAATTGGGCGGTTAGCTATTTCACTTATGAAAAGAGCAACCGCCTGATTATTAGAAACTTTAAACCGAAATCTTCGGTTAAAAACAGAACAAAATAA
- a CDS encoding universal stress protein, translated as MKILLAIDGSDFSKVAIHELIKMTLSSNSEIHIINVYEVPKTTGLGLHTMGGRIGNYIEEIRSNAQKLGNKIVSEASDKIKAENKALTITTSVVSGLPKSTIYEKAEDWGADLIVVGSQGHGAFSRLVLGSVSQYLTTNAKCSVLIARDRNKK; from the coding sequence ATGAAAATACTATTGGCCATAGATGGTTCAGATTTCAGTAAAGTAGCCATTCACGAACTTATAAAAATGACCCTATCCTCAAATAGTGAAATTCATATTATAAATGTTTATGAAGTTCCGAAAACAACCGGCCTGGGATTGCATACTATGGGCGGCAGGATAGGAAATTACATAGAAGAAATTAGAAGTAACGCTCAAAAATTGGGAAACAAAATTGTTTCAGAAGCTTCCGATAAAATCAAGGCCGAAAACAAGGCACTTACTATAACCACAAGTGTTGTTAGTGGCCTGCCCAAAAGTACTATTTATGAAAAAGCAGAAGATTGGGGTGCAGATTTAATTGTAGTAGGCTCTCAGGGTCACGGTGCTTTTTCTCGCTTAGTATTGGGCTCTGTATCCCAATATTTGACCACAAATGCCAAATGTTCAGTACTCATTGCAAGAGATAGAAATAAAAAATGA
- a CDS encoding lycopene cyclase domain-containing protein — MQYVWFIWSLIILALWAVIFLSKKGNRKEMLKMSLITMPFGLTEPLFVPEYWMPPSLFHLAERIGFDIESLIFSFAIGGIGTVLYNLIFKRRLAQIPHSERSHSRHRLHIFLLFTPAYVFIILALFTSFNHIYCGIIALFIGGLATLYCRPDLKGKIWVGGILFTILYFIYFGSILPFYPQYVELYWNMDNLTHILVLGIPIEELLFAFTFGMYWSGLYEHLYWRKLIKSKEISTN, encoded by the coding sequence ATGCAATACGTCTGGTTTATATGGTCTCTCATTATCCTTGCACTTTGGGCAGTTATTTTCTTGTCTAAAAAAGGGAATAGAAAAGAAATGCTTAAAATGAGCCTTATTACGATGCCCTTTGGTTTAACAGAACCATTATTTGTACCAGAATATTGGATGCCACCTTCCTTATTCCATTTAGCGGAAAGAATAGGTTTTGATATTGAGAGCCTTATCTTCTCTTTTGCCATTGGCGGAATAGGGACGGTACTCTACAATCTTATTTTTAAAAGAAGACTTGCCCAAATACCGCATAGCGAACGAAGTCATAGCAGGCACCGATTGCATATTTTTCTACTTTTTACGCCAGCATACGTGTTCATCATTCTAGCGCTATTTACGTCGTTCAATCACATTTATTGCGGTATTATAGCTTTGTTCATAGGTGGCTTGGCAACACTTTATTGTCGTCCGGATTTAAAAGGAAAGATATGGGTTGGGGGAATTCTGTTTACCATACTGTACTTCATTTATTTCGGAAGCATCCTTCCGTTTTATCCGCAATATGTGGAGCTGTACTGGAATATGGACAACCTGACCCATATTCTTGTTTTAGGAATTCCAATTGAAGAATTATTATTCGCTTTCACCTTTGGTATGTATTGGTCTGGATTATATGAACACTTGTATTGGAGAAAACTTATAAAATCAAAAGAAATATCAACCAACTAA
- a CDS encoding helix-turn-helix domain-containing protein, with amino-acid sequence MQNKKPLRNIKTIAVPVLIWAGIFYFLVHPFTMVLYWFEYSNTVFSFSLFQDVLKTRFLESFTFDMSGMGGLLTLLGGLLGLLSGLFWINLKRKNELIGTQQRLLVQDIEALIQAGENERVELKSSIRYDYYRKSTNRDLEVIIAKTITGFMNAKGGKLIIGVDDEGNVLGLEKDYKTLKHKNMDGYERAVFRIISTQLGHEACFSNHISFYSINEKDVCVVDIEPSEKPIYVNDTENTTFYVRTGNATYPLTVKEAVNYLENRKQ; translated from the coding sequence ATGCAGAATAAGAAACCTCTTAGAAATATTAAAACAATAGCTGTTCCAGTATTAATTTGGGCAGGCATCTTCTATTTCCTGGTACACCCTTTTACAATGGTGCTCTATTGGTTTGAATATAGTAACACAGTGTTTTCGTTTTCCCTGTTTCAAGATGTTTTAAAAACCCGATTTTTAGAGTCTTTCACTTTTGATATGAGTGGAATGGGAGGTTTACTCACGCTCTTAGGTGGTCTGTTGGGACTACTGTCTGGTTTGTTTTGGATAAACCTTAAAAGGAAAAATGAACTCATTGGAACACAACAACGATTACTTGTTCAAGATATCGAGGCATTAATCCAAGCTGGCGAAAATGAACGGGTCGAGTTGAAGTCTTCCATACGTTATGACTATTACCGTAAATCAACCAATCGCGACCTAGAAGTTATCATAGCCAAAACCATCACAGGGTTTATGAACGCAAAAGGTGGAAAACTTATAATTGGTGTTGATGACGAAGGAAATGTTCTGGGATTGGAAAAAGATTATAAAACCCTAAAGCATAAAAACATGGATGGGTATGAACGTGCGGTGTTCAGGATTATTTCTACGCAATTGGGGCACGAGGCTTGTTTCAGCAACCATATTTCATTTTACAGTATTAATGAAAAAGATGTGTGCGTAGTGGATATCGAACCTTCGGAAAAACCCATTTATGTCAACGATACCGAAAACACCACATTCTATGTGCGTACTGGCAATGCAACCTACCCATTGACTGTTAAAGAAGCTGTTAATTATTTAGAAAATAGAAAGCAATAG
- a CDS encoding DUF5676 family membrane protein, protein MYRLNVKKFGFALGLTGALIYLGCMIVMATAGQEGTIIFFNSLLHGLDTSNIIRMDVPLLEAFFGIVQTFILGWLIGACIAAFYNAQIKRG, encoded by the coding sequence ATGTATCGATTGAACGTAAAAAAATTTGGTTTTGCCCTCGGTCTTACTGGAGCTTTGATTTATTTGGGCTGTATGATCGTGATGGCAACAGCGGGACAAGAAGGAACGATTATATTTTTCAATAGTCTTTTACACGGTCTGGACACAAGCAATATAATAAGAATGGACGTTCCCCTTTTGGAAGCATTTTTCGGTATTGTTCAAACCTTCATTTTAGGTTGGTTAATTGGAGCGTGCATTGCAGCATTTTACAATGCCCAAATTAAAAGGGGATAA
- a CDS encoding SHOCT domain-containing protein, whose protein sequence is MHLYDGHFGGMHLIWWIIWIILLAWIFFIPTDIPYQKSKKEKPLDILKKRFARGEISKEEFEEYKKLINPDN, encoded by the coding sequence ATGCATTTATACGACGGACATTTTGGAGGAATGCACCTAATATGGTGGATTATATGGATTATTTTATTGGCTTGGATTTTCTTTATCCCAACAGATATTCCCTACCAAAAATCAAAAAAAGAAAAGCCATTGGATATCCTAAAAAAAAGGTTTGCCAGGGGTGAAATCTCAAAGGAGGAATTTGAAGAATATAAAAAATTAATAAACCCAGATAACTAA
- a CDS encoding heavy-metal-associated domain-containing protein, translating to MKQKFQIEGISCGGCVTRVKKTLEEHPNIEKAEIFLEPKGATLITMTENLSITELQKQLSKLNGYTIT from the coding sequence ATGAAACAAAAATTTCAAATAGAGGGAATCAGTTGTGGTGGATGTGTAACAAGGGTCAAGAAGACTTTAGAAGAACACCCCAATATCGAAAAGGCAGAAATTTTTCTGGAACCAAAAGGAGCAACGCTCATCACAATGACGGAAAATCTTTCAATTACTGAATTGCAAAAGCAGCTCAGCAAACTTAACGGGTACACAATTACATAA
- a CDS encoding WG repeat-containing protein yields MKKILIVILIIPFMGIAQTLENLDYISPFNNGIAAVKKGNEWGFIAKDGSLLIDFRNDLVLTKTDNANYPIFKNDRCLIAHHKDGVLYYGYINKDGVTVITPEFLNASNFKNGSAIVLKLVKEQLGSNELMKNVVNYHYFEVIIDKDGEIRQYLNEDPIHITLSKRYLKVAPNITSKFISEDLIAIEGINKKWKIKKIN; encoded by the coding sequence ATGAAAAAAATATTAATAGTGATTTTAATAATTCCTTTTATGGGAATTGCGCAAACCTTGGAAAATTTAGATTATATATCACCTTTTAACAATGGCATCGCCGCCGTTAAAAAAGGAAACGAATGGGGTTTTATTGCCAAAGACGGAAGCTTATTGATTGATTTTCGCAATGATTTGGTTCTCACAAAAACGGATAACGCCAATTATCCAATTTTCAAAAACGATAGATGCTTGATTGCACATCATAAGGATGGGGTTCTCTACTACGGATATATAAATAAAGATGGGGTAACAGTTATTACACCTGAATTCCTGAACGCTTCTAATTTTAAAAATGGTTCGGCCATTGTACTGAAGTTGGTCAAGGAACAACTTGGGAGCAACGAACTTATGAAGAACGTGGTGAACTACCACTATTTCGAAGTAATTATTGATAAGGATGGAGAAATTCGTCAGTATTTAAATGAAGATCCGATACACATTACACTTTCAAAGAGGTATTTGAAAGTGGCTCCTAATATAACTTCAAAATTTATTTCTGAAGACCTTATTGCAATTGAGGGAATCAATAAAAAATGGAAGATCAAAAAAATAAATTAA
- a CDS encoding helix-turn-helix domain-containing protein, which translates to MSSRKEFWIKNMVCSRCLKVIKQELQELDITVLSLELGRLMVEAPNLNEVAITDNVTRVLHANSFEIVKKEEEMLVERMKIILIEQLQELPLHIKVKISELLASSLHKDYKTLSKLFSTNEKTTIEKYFIKLKIEKVKELIQLKQHTFSDIGYLLDYSSVNHLSRQFKEVVGMSMTDYKNIGNWKRRFYDEII; encoded by the coding sequence ATGAGCTCACGAAAAGAATTTTGGATTAAGAATATGGTTTGTAGCAGATGCCTCAAAGTTATAAAACAAGAACTTCAAGAATTAGATATTACTGTACTCTCATTAGAGTTGGGAAGGTTAATGGTAGAAGCACCTAACCTAAATGAAGTTGCCATTACAGATAACGTAACAAGGGTGCTACACGCCAATAGTTTTGAAATAGTAAAAAAAGAAGAAGAGATGCTTGTTGAAAGAATGAAGATCATTCTAATTGAACAACTGCAAGAGTTGCCGTTACATATTAAAGTAAAGATATCTGAACTATTAGCATCAAGTCTTCACAAGGATTACAAGACATTAAGCAAACTATTCTCAACCAATGAAAAAACAACCATTGAAAAGTACTTTATCAAATTGAAGATAGAGAAGGTTAAAGAACTTATCCAACTTAAGCAACATACCTTTTCAGATATAGGCTATCTACTGGATTATAGCAGTGTAAATCATTTATCCAGGCAGTTTAAGGAAGTCGTAGGAATGAGTATGACAGATTACAAAAACATAGGAAATTGGAAGCGTAGGTTCTATGATGAAATCATATAA
- a CDS encoding HYC_CC_PP family protein — protein sequence MKSFFTKILAFFLAATIFFSTSSFTVDMHFCCNKLVDMALLGKAKVCQDKELEKDSTTKQCTSIQEKDCCSNQTLVKTGDDTIKKVNTQLESEDIFFLRTFFYTYLNLFEGLEANIVPFKHYRPPLLSKDLQVLNEIYLI from the coding sequence GTGAAATCTTTTTTTACCAAAATATTAGCCTTCTTTTTAGCAGCTACTATATTTTTTAGTACTTCTTCGTTTACAGTAGATATGCACTTCTGCTGTAATAAATTGGTGGATATGGCACTTTTGGGTAAAGCCAAAGTCTGTCAAGACAAGGAACTAGAGAAAGATTCCACCACTAAGCAATGCACTTCTATTCAAGAAAAAGACTGCTGCAGCAATCAAACTTTGGTCAAAACAGGCGATGATACCATAAAAAAGGTTAATACCCAACTTGAGTCTGAAGATATATTCTTTCTTAGAACCTTCTTTTATACCTACCTTAATCTGTTTGAAGGGCTTGAAGCAAACATCGTCCCTTTCAAACACTATAGGCCGCCTTTGCTATCTAAGGACTTACAAGTTCTCAACGAGATTTATTTAATTTGA
- a CDS encoding HYC_CC_PP family protein translates to MKKVFLKLSSFFMALLVLFSTFSFTLASHYCGDVLVDSSLFGKVETCGMEVQKTSTSLNCDITKNNCCSDEQLLLEGQDTLKISFEKLDKEHQIFVVSLVQSYLYLFEYENSDKKTFINYSPPPLIRDVQVLDQTFLI, encoded by the coding sequence ATGAAAAAGGTTTTCTTAAAATTATCATCATTTTTTATGGCACTTTTAGTGCTGTTTTCAACGTTTTCTTTTACGTTGGCGAGTCACTATTGTGGTGATGTTTTAGTTGATTCTTCATTGTTTGGAAAAGTAGAAACCTGTGGTATGGAAGTACAAAAAACTTCCACTTCTTTAAATTGTGATATTACCAAGAATAATTGTTGTAGTGATGAACAACTGCTTTTGGAAGGACAAGACACCTTAAAAATTTCCTTTGAAAAGTTGGATAAAGAACACCAAATATTTGTTGTTTCATTAGTCCAATCTTATTTATATTTATTTGAATATGAAAACTCAGATAAGAAAACATTTATAAATTATTCCCCACCACCCCTCATAAGAGATGTTCAAGTCTTAGACCAGACTTTCCTCATTTGA